A section of the Prosthecobacter sp. genome encodes:
- a CDS encoding addiction module protein, with translation MNAATLPAIAGLSLEEKWSLAVELWDEVDERQAELPTNPAILKIVEQRFAEFERDPSTAMTLEQFKRHFQLP, from the coding sequence ATGAACGCCGCAACACTGCCCGCCATCGCAGGCCTCAGTCTGGAGGAGAAATGGAGCCTCGCGGTCGAACTTTGGGATGAGGTGGACGAGCGGCAGGCGGAACTGCCGACGAATCCTGCCATCCTGAAGATCGTGGAGCAGCGCTTTGCGGAATTTGAGCGTGACCCGAGCACAGCGATGACGCTGGAGCAGTTCAAACGTCACTTTCAACTGCCGTGA
- a CDS encoding PEP-CTERM sorting domain-containing protein (PEP-CTERM proteins occur, often in large numbers, in the proteomes of bacteria that also encode an exosortase, a predicted intramembrane cysteine proteinase. The presence of a PEP-CTERM domain at a protein's C-terminus predicts cleavage within the sorting domain, followed by covalent anchoring to some some component of the (usually Gram-negative) cell surface. Many PEP-CTERM proteins exhibit an unusual sequence composition that includes large numbers of potential glycosylation sites. Expression of one such protein has been shown restore the ability of a bacterium to form floc, a type of biofilm.), with protein MASYLTGALGTAAVLGSSQVQAAIVYWNPTDVSTSTGMVDFSMTSGAAGDSLFDFDNSGEFRLFGGQPNYTFMLPSSYSYSAVELSSNRLLRLNLGDSIGSNLAFNSSWLYFDNRNSAGHPWNTNLDGTTGYIGLRFQIGSQDHFGWARITYDDATTDHLTLHDFAYESAANTGILAGAGAAAVPEPSRALLALAGLGGVALRRRRKQAV; from the coding sequence TTGGCGTCCTACCTCACCGGCGCTCTTGGCACGGCAGCCGTGCTTGGCTCATCGCAGGTGCAGGCGGCCATCGTCTATTGGAATCCCACCGACGTCAGCACCAGCACCGGCATGGTTGACTTCAGCATGACTTCGGGGGCGGCCGGAGATTCTTTGTTCGACTTCGACAATTCGGGTGAGTTTCGGCTGTTTGGCGGCCAGCCGAACTACACATTTATGCTGCCAAGCAGTTATAGCTACAGCGCTGTCGAGCTGTCCAGTAATCGGCTGCTTCGGCTCAACCTTGGTGATTCAATCGGCTCGAATTTGGCATTTAACTCAAGTTGGCTGTACTTTGACAATCGTAACAGCGCTGGCCATCCGTGGAACACGAACTTGGACGGCACCACGGGCTATATTGGTCTGCGCTTCCAAATCGGCAGCCAGGACCATTTCGGCTGGGCGCGGATCACCTATGATGATGCCACCACCGACCATCTCACCCTGCACGACTTCGCCTATGAGAGCGCGGCCAACACCGGCATCCTGGCCGGCGCGGGCGCGGCGGCGGTGCCCGAGCCCAGCCGTGCGCTGCTGGCACTGGCCGGTCTGGGCGGTGTGGCCCTGCGCCGCAGGCGGAAGCAGGCGGTGTAA